The Pyrenophora tritici-repentis strain M4 chromosome 10, whole genome shotgun sequence genome contains a region encoding:
- a CDS encoding HUL4, Ubiquitin-protein ligase has protein sequence MMAGTTQRLRGILDQLRSPDSSVQLIALQDLSEVLLISTEDNLAGHFSPDAYVKELVKLMQANEFTGEENPEIMLIACRCLANLMEALPQATANVVYGGAVPVLCSKLLEIDFIDLAEQCLSTLEKISVEFPGVIVREGGLTACLTFLDFFATSTQRVAVTTAANCCRNIPEDSFPVVRDVMPILENILNNNDQKVVEQGCICVSRIVQSFKQQESRLEELVSTNLLQAILRLLLPGSTNLIGPNIHTMFLQVLAYTAKASPRLSAELLKMNVVDTLYQILTGVSPPSGTEDVAAKIDSVVIMQALIHRPKDQVYETLNVICELLPDVPSEGLTYLDDLFDAGYPGDDLLPLSSTNKKTNNEKRVELLEGCKAEVKRFAVILFPTLTDAYSSTVNLSVRQKVLTAHLKMLSNLDTEILEEALRSVPYASHLASIFTQQDHSSLVTYALQAAELLLKRLEPIYRYQFYREGVISEISQLANRPCKTLDVRNRDTKPALDADGASSTSSAEPEAEPDTAHMNEGADVEMQSDDGEDVDVDDDLNEGSQNRDEDDDSDSSSSSDQRQPPPMPNIEDIITLRAKKFLETHEKESDKATRDRASAVLDDLKSLACEIRTRVSEGAAGDCMSLFTRLASYFEGDALESITSYELKSSKIVEVLLDVFATPEVGKDVDPRPLFLEAFMGGSGQSKIKTASTASPATPFSVLVHKLQDLLSRSEHFDVVTVHQNMYDSRGSASSMLAKQLRLKLVADDDSGIPKTYRNIMVSIHAIATFKALDDYLRPRISLADRPPRPTKSRDHLEAMYAQALAEGRAAPSHTPSESTNRPAKKTSRSKASPTDSPQPGPSSATREKTRRSSRRQQAQTPPPPPPPPAMPRSNSSQDPVECADEAQLSDPDSMDDESALNAIVDDLEEELDEDMPDPSAVNVEVASTGQATARQEDGTRVATPVQGTSKPPTDNRTPASRLSALLQSSALRQSLGGAATALSYAAAVQSTPQDWHIEFSVNDQPLSNETTIYRAVHYNQPQPSDGAHRSVWNGIHTIKFKRVQGPPPSEPSSLTPPPESKSDASGMPASLDQHPVTSGILRLLSILHGLNSHLDDILMANKQHVKLNAEPLSQFVNTKLTAKLNRQLEEPLVVASNCLPSWSEDLARFYPFLFPFESRHLFLQSTSFGYSRSMTRWQNSQPTSDSRNDRHRDERPFLGRLQRQKVRISRSRILESAMKVMQLYGHSPSVLEVEYFEEVGTGLGPTLEFYSTVSREFSKKKLKLWRENESNDTDEFAFGKRGLYPAPMSAEEASTENGEKRLELFKVLGKFVARSMLDSRIIDVSFNPTFFRIGDGSSAAVVPSLGAIKAVDEGLAKSLLLLKQFADAKKKIEISNISEANKTAALQEIVIQDCRVEDLALDFTLPGYGSIELIPKGADTPVSIDNVDLYVDKVIDFTLGSGVQRQANAFRDGFTEVFPYSALKAFTPDELVMLFGRTDEDWSLETLMDSIKADHGYNLDSKSVRNLLATMSEFDAQERRDFLQFITGSPKLPIGGFKALTPMFTVVCKPSEPPYTSDDYLPSVMTCVNYLKMPDYSSITVLREKLSVAIREGQGAFHLS, from the exons ATGATGGCGGGAACTACACAGCGCCTACGGGGCATACTCGACCAGCTCCGTTCGCCCGACTCGTCGGTCCAACTGATTGCGCTCCAAGATCTCTCTGAGGTGCTCCTCATCTCCACCGAGGACAATCTAGCTGGCCATTTCTCCCCAGATGCATATGTCAAAGAACTCGTCAAGCTAATGCAGGCGAATGAGTTTACCGGGGAAGAAAACCCTGAGATCATGCTGATTGCGTGTCGATGTCTGGCCAACCTGATGGAAGCCCTGCCCCAGGCGACTGCCAATGTCGTCTACGGTGGCGCCGTCCCCGTTCTCTGCTCAAAGCTGCTGGAAATCGACTTTATCGATCTTGCTGAGCAATGCCTTAGCACACTGGAAAAGATCTCCGTCGAATTTCCCGGCGTCATTGTTCGCGAGGGCGGCCTGACTGCGTGTCTGACCTTTCTCGATTTCTTCGCCACCAGCACACAACGTGTGGCTGTCACTACTGCTGCGAACTGCTGCCGTAACATTCCGGAAGATTCGTTCCCAGTGGTCCGCGATGTTATGCCTATTCTAGAGAACATTCTAAACAACAACGACCAGAAAGTGGTTGAACAAGGATGCATTTGTGTTTCGCGCATCGTCCAGAGCTTCAAGCAACAAGAGAGTAGGCTAGAGGAGCTGGTCAGCACGAACCTTCTCCAGGCCATCCTACGCCTTTTGCTCCCCGGCAGCACGAACCTTATAGGGCCTAACATCCACACCATGTTCCTTCAGGTTCTCGCTTACACCGCCAAAGCCAGCCCACGGCTGTCCGCAGAGTTGCTCAAGATGAACGTGGTGGACACATTGTACCAGATTCTCACTGGAGTCTCGCCACCGAGCGGCACCGAAGACGTTGCGGCCAAGATAGATTCCGTGGTCATCATGCAAGCCCTCATTCATCGGCCCAAGGACCAGGTCTACGAAACACTGAATGTCATTTGCGAGCTGCTGCCCGACGTGCCCAGCGAGGGTCTTACATACCTTGACGATCTTTTCGATGCCGGCTATCCAGGCGATGATCTTCTTCCACTTTCCTCGACGAACAAAAAGACCAACAATGAAAAGCGTGTCGAGTTACTGGAAGGGTGCAAGGCAGAGGTTAAGCGCTTCGCAGTCATtctcttcccaaccctgaCGGATGCTTATTCGAGCACTGTCAATCTCAGTGTCCGACAAAAGGTGCTTACTGCACATCTGAAGATGCTTTCGAACCTAGATACCGAGATTTTGGAAGAAGCTCTGCGATCTGTGCCATACGCCTCGCATTTGGCGTCTATATTTACGCAACAAGATCATTCGTCATTGGTCACCTACGCTTTGCAGGCTGCCGAGCTGCTTCTCAAGCGTTTGGAGCCAATCTATCGCTACCAATTCTACCGCGAAGGCGTCATTTCCGAGATTTCGCAACTTGCAAATCGACCCTGCAAGACGCTGGACGTTCGTAACCGAGACACAAAGCCCGCCCTGGATGCCGATGGCGCCAGCAGCACCTCTTCGGCAGAACCCGAGGCCGAGCCAGACACTGCTCATATGAATGAGGGTGCTGACGTGGAAATGCAGTCTGACGACGGGGAGGATGTTGACGTTGATGACGATCTGAATGAAGGCAGCCAAAACCGagacgaggatgacgacTCCGAttcatcttcgtcttctgATCAACGCCAGCCTCCGCCAATGCCCAATATCGAAGATATCATCACTCTCCGTGCCAAGAAGTTCCTTGAGACTCATGAGAAGGAGTCTGACAAAGCCACGCGCGACAGGGCATCTGCGGTTTTGGATGATCTGAAATCGCTCGCTTGTGAAATCAGGACGCGTGTGTCTGAAGGTGCTGCCGGTGACTGCATGAGCCTTTTCACACGCTTAGCATCTTATTTCGAAGGCGACGCGCTCGAAAGCATTACTAGTTATGAGCTCAAGTCGTCTAAAATCGTTGAAGTGCTACTGGATGTGTTTGCGACGCCGGAGGTTGGAAAGGATGTAGACCCTAGGCCTCTTTTTCTGGAAGCGTTCATGGGAGGTAGTGGTCAGAGCAAGATCAAGACTGCAAGCACTGCGTCTCCAGCAACGCCATTCAGTGTATTGGTCCACAAGCTGCAAGACTTGCTCAGCCGATCTGAGCATTTCGATGTGGTCACTGTCCATCAAAACATGTACGACAGCAGAGGGAGCGCAAGCTCCATGTTAGCCAAACAGCTTAGACTGAAGCTCGTTGCTGATGATGATTCGGGTATTCCCAAGACTTATCGGAACATCATGGTCTCAATCCATGCCATCGCTACTTTCAAAGCTCTGGACGACTACCTCCGACCCCGAATCAGCCTTGCAGACCGACCACCACGCCCGACTAAGTCTCGGGACCACTTGGAGGCCATGTACGCTCAGGCTCTCGCGGAAGGTCGTGCGGCGCCGTCTCACACGCCATCAGAGTCTACGAATCGCCCTGCGAAGAAGACCTCGCGATCCAAGGCAAGCCCAACTGATTCACCGCAACCAGGACCTAGCTCAGCGACGCGAGAAAAGACGCGGCGATCAAGTAGGCGACAGCAGGCACAGACCCCTCCGCCACCGCCACCGCCTCCAGCTATGCCTCGCTCAAACAGCAGCCAAGACCCCGTCGAATGCGCTGATGAGGCACAGCTTTCTGATCCTGATTCTATGGACGACGAGAGTGCCCTAAACGCCATAGTGGATGATCTTGAAGAGGAACTTGACGAGGATATGCCAGACCCGTCCGCTGTTAATGTCGAAGTCGCGTCAACAGGACAAGCTACTGCCCGTCAAGAAGATGGCACTAGGGTTGCTACACCTGTGCAAGGCACATCGAAGCCACCGACAGATAACCGAACACCGGCGTCACGATTGTCCGCGCTACTGCAGAGCTCCGCTCTGAGACAGAGTCTGGGTGGTGCGGCCACTGCTCTCTCATATGCTGCGGCTGTACAGTCGACTCCTCAAGACTGGCATATCGAGTTTAGCGTGAACGACCAGCCCCTCTCAAACGAGACGACCATTTACCGTGCTGTACACTATAACCAGCCGCAACCATCGGATGGCGCACATCGCTCGGTGTGGAACGGTATTCACACCATCAAGTTCAAGCGTGTTCAAGGCCCTCCACCAAGTGAGCCCAGCTCTTTGACACCGCCACCCGAGTCAAAATCCGATGCTTCGGGCATGCCCGCATCGTTGGATCAACATCCTGTAACATCTGGCATCCTGCGATTGCTCAGTATACTTCATGGGCTGAACTCGCACCTGGACGATATCCTAATGGCGAACAAGCAACATGTCAAGCTCAATGCGGAACCGCTTTCGCAGTTTGTCAACACCAAGTTGACGGCAAAATTGAACCGCCAGCTTGAAGAACCTCTTGTCGTTGCGAGTAACTGCCTCCCGAGCTGGAGCGAAGATTTGGCTCGTTTCTACCCATTCCTATTCCCATTCGAGTCCCGTCATCTCTTCCTGCAATCGACTTCTTTCGGTTACTCGCGATCGATGACGCGATGGCAGAATTCGCAGCCCACAAGCGATTCACGTAATGATCGACACCGTGATGAGCGTCCATTTTTGGGCAGACTCCAACGTCAAAAGGTTAGGATCTCCAGATCTAGGATACTAGAATCTGCGATGAAGGTCATGCAACTTTacggtcactctcctagtGTTCTAGAAGTGGAGTACTTTGAAGAAGTAGGAACCGGCTTGGGACCAACGCTGGAATTTTACTCGACGGTATCTCGCGAGTTTTCAAAGAAGAAGCTAAAGCTGTGGCGCGAAAACGAATCCAACGATACCGATGAGTTCGCCTTTGGTAAGCGAGGACTGTATCCTGCGCCTATGAGCGCCGAGGAGGCAAGCACCGAGAACGGTGAAAAGCGTCTTGAGCTTTTCAAAGTCCTGGGCAAATTCGTTGCTCGTTCAATGCTCGACTCACGCATCATCGATGTCTCATTCAACCCGACATTCTTCCGTATCGGCGATGGTAGCAGTGCAGCAGTCGTTCCATCCCTAGGAGCCATCAAGGCTGTGGATGAAGGCCTAGCAAAGTCGCTGCTGCTACTCAAACAGTTTGCCGATGCAAAGAAGAAGATTGAGATCAGCAATATAAGCGAAGCGAACAAGACAGCAGCTCTCCAGGAGATCGTCATTCAAGATTGCCGAGTGGAAGACTTGGCCTTAGACTTTACACTACCTGGCTATGGCTCAATCGAACTCATCCCCAAAGGCGCAGATACACCGGTCTCAATCGACAATGTCGATCTATACGTGGACAAGGTCATCGATTTCACTTTGGGTTCGGGTGTGCAGCGCCAGGCGAATGCTTTTCGTGATGGCTTCACGGAAGTTTTCCCATACTCAGCCCTAAAGGCCTTCACTCCGGATGAGCTGGTAATGCTGTTTGGCAGGACAGATGAAGATTGGTCGCTTGAGA CTCTTATGGATTCCATCAAGGCAGATCACGGCTACAATCTGGACAGTAAGAGCGTCCGCAATCTCCTGGCCACCATGAGCGAGTTCGATGCGCAAGAGCGTAGGGACTTTTTGCAATTCATCACCGGGAGTCCCAAGCTGCCTATCGGAG GTTTCAAGGCTCTCACACCAATGTTCACCGTCGTCTGCAAGCCTAGCGAGCCCCCATACACATCGGATGACTATCTTCCCTCTGTCATGACCTGCGTCAACTATCTCAAGATGCCAGACTACAGCAGCATCACCGTACTTCGCGAGAAACTCAGCGTCGCCATCCGTGAGGGTCAAGGCGCTTTCCATCTTTCTTAA
- a CDS encoding ProP, Permease major facilitator superfamily, with the protein MASAAEVQQSPELYNATANEKGDVERRGSVAKTEKGRWERLWPVIACGAGLFSDGYLNNIIGPVNTMLRIIYPDSYKNSSAQANVSSITFAGTVVGMLFFGYTSDHFSRKWSLFTSTIIIILFAILGTASYGAGKSPSGLLTALVVYRFFLGIGIGGEYPAGSVGCAESTGELRSGTRNKWFILFTNVQIDLAFFLSAIVATVVVLATGEQHLRVAWRICLGIGVLPPLSLMYLRLKLQEPEAFQRESLAKAKTPWWLIIKFYWFRLGVVSVIWFIYDFSAYSFGIYATSILANLLGETAPLWKSLAWNILINFFYMPGCLAGAFVADLPSMGPKRTLAIGVVLQGIIGFIMAGCYPWLNRPENVAGFVVVYGVFLALGEFGPGDNIGLVASKTCATGIRGQYYGIAAAVGKIGAFAGSYALDAIQTAAGDDKIAAGRNPFYVASTLAFVAAGLVFLLPDIGQDTIDHEDVRFRDYLTANGYDTGKMGLGSEVSEGVEREGVVPVEKVEGK; encoded by the exons ATGGCTTCTGCCGCGGAGGTCCAGCAGTCGCCCGAACTGTACAACGCCACCGCGAACGAGAAAGGCGATGTCGAACGACGGGGTAGTGTCGCGAAGACTGAGAAGGGGAGGTGGGAACGCTTGTGGCCGGTTATTGCATGCGGTGCTGGTCTCTTCAGTGATGGATACCTCAATAAT ATTATCGGCCCCGTCAACACAATGCTCAGAATCATATACCCAGACTCATACAAGAACTCTTCTGCTCAGGCAAACGTCTCGAGTATAACATTTGCCGGAACCGTAGTCGGCATGCTTTTCTTCGGCTATACATCAGACCACTTTTCCAGAAAATGGTCCCTATTCACATCCACCATAATAATCATCCTCTTTGCCATCTTAGGAACGGCGTCATACGGTGCAGGCAAGAGTCCCAGCGGTTTGTTAACAGCACTCGTTGTATACCGATTTTTCCTTGGGATAG GCATCGGAGGCGAATACCCCGCCGGCAGCGTAGGCTGCGCGGAATCCACGGGTGAACTACGCTCAGGAACCCGCAACAAATGGTTCATCCTCTTCACAAACGTGCAAATCGACCTCGCCTTCTTCCTCAGCGCCATCGTCGCCACCGTCGTAGTCCTCGCAACAGGCGAGCAGCACCTCCGCGTCGCTTGGCGCATCTGCCTAGGAATCGGCGTTTTACCCCCCTTATCCCTCATGTACCTGCGTCTTAAACTGCAAGAACCCGAAGCCTTCCAGCGGGAATCTCTCGCCAAGGCTAAAACACCGTGGTGGCTCATCATCAAGTTTTACTGGTTCCGCCTCGGTGTCGTGAGTGTGATATGGTTCATCTACGACTTTAGCGCGTATTCCTTTGGCATCTACGCCACGTCCATTCTCGCCAACTTGCTCGGTGAAACAGCGCCGTTGTGGAAGAGTTTAGCGTGGAATATCCTTATTAATTTCTTCTATATGCCCGGGTGTCTCGCGGGCGCGTTTGTGGCGGATTTACCGTCCATGGGGCCGAAGAGGACGTTGGCGATTGGTGTTGTGTTACAAGGCATCATTGGGTTTATCATGGCGGGTTGCTATCCATGGCTTAATCGGCCGGAGAATGTGGCCGGGTTTGTGGTTGTTTATGGGGTTTTTCTTGCGTTGGGCGAGTTTGGGCCGGGGGATAATATTGGGTTAGTTGCTAGCAAGACTTGTGCGACTGGTATTCG TGGCCAATACTACGGCATCGCCGCCGCCGTCGGAAAAATCGGTGCTTTTGCTGGTTCCTACGCCCTCGACGCCATACAAACAGCCGCCGGCGACGACAAAATCGCTGCGGGCAGAAACCCCTTTTACGTTGCTTCGACTCTGGCTTTCGTGGCCGCTGGTCTCGTGTTCCTGCTCCCGGATATCGGCCAGGATACTATTGACCACGAGGACGTAAGGTTTAGGGACTATCTGACAGCGAACGGGTATGATACCGGGAAGATGGGGTTGGGCAGTGAGGTTAGTGAGGGTGTGGAGAGGGAGGGGGTAGTACCGGTTGAGAAGGTAGAGGGGAAGTAG